The window TCTcagatggatggatgatcCGGGATGCATTGAAGGAGATACCTTCTTTTTGTACATTGCCAATGCGCCGTCAAAGCCTTCTAGACCATAGAAATGATTGCAGTGTTACGAGTAACATCGACAAAACGTTGCTGTCAAGCTTGCggggaaggaggggggtTCCCATATTGATGACAGCAACGAGTGCTTTAGCATTTGGGGAGGGGGTTCTTGGGTCTATCGTTTGGCTACGATTTGCATGCTGAGGGTTTAAGATTGTTTTGAGCATCACGCGTACTCACGACGCGACGACTTTAAATAACAGGAGGCGTATGAAAACGTGCGTACTTTGTCCCTCCGCTGTAGCTGCCTGCAGCACCGTCTCTTAATTGGACCATGACTGCACCAAGGAGGCTTGGAATCATGTTCCCGTAGCGGCAAGACAGGTGATTAGAGACGCATAATTACACAAGTCTTGCATATATGTAAGTGCAGCCATGCAATTACGTCAAAGACTCCTCTCCCTTGCAGCCTCAAACATAGCGTCGTACTTGCTCGTGTTCATCTTCGTGTTCCCTGCATCCGTTGCTTCATCATGCATGACACTGATGCTGTCAACCGATGGGCAGATGCAGGAGAGAGACGAAGGGGAACTCCTCATCAGATATTTGTAATACATGCGCAGAAAGGTCACGGGTAACGTCTCGTACTTATCAGTGTGTGGCTGGTAAAAATTCCGAGCTTGCAGCGCATGGCAGCAGCTCGCCTTGAGTAAGATAAATTGACATTTCGCTCTACGGTGCAACAAATGCAACTTGATGTACTCGTAGCAGTGCCATCGGCATAAAGAAATGAAGGCGCTTGGTCTCGCCGACGCAGCCGCTCCTTGACGACTATAAAGGACACTTTGCCCACCCTTCTCCTGCCTGCCTTTCTAGAAAGTACATCATTCTATCCAATCATTTCTGATTCATCCCAGAAACAGAATCGATCCTGGGCTACTGTAATTAGCCACGAATGCTACTTCGCCGTTGGACAAGATGAAGTTCATGCATATTATGGCTCCTCTGCTGTTCGCCGGtgtcgccaccgccgagcaGATTCAGTCCAAACCTTTTCATCTGCTGGTTCGCTCCAAGCACAGGTCCCTTCACAACCAGaagctcgccgcctgccacAGCGGTGCCGCCACCCAGTCGCTTTGTCTCACGGGCGACACCGGCTCCATGTTCTACCTCAACAGGACCGAGGGATCTCAGTCACCCGTCAAAAATTTGCAGCCTGCCGGCAAGCTCATCTGGAACCTCCCCATACAAAATGGTATGACCTGACCTTCATCTAATTTATATACACATGCAGATGCTTGCGTCTCACACATTCCATAGGGCCCGTGTCCCTGTCCATGAGCTTTCACGTCGAACCGTCCAGCAACGTTGCGCTGCCGCTGTTCGAGCCCAGCGACATATCACAGCTCGTGGCCTTTGACAAGAAAGACCGACTTGCCATCCTCAGCTACCTTGATGACACGCAAAAGCCTCCCAAAAGCGAGGCCCTTGTACTCAAGAACTGGTATGCATGCATGACTTACTACTCCGGCTATCGGTACCAAACCTTAAGCTGGGCCCTGGGGTCCAAAAAGATCAAACCGGAGAACCCCAGCTGCAAAAAGGTGAAGGTTGAGCGCAGGTTTCTTCTGTAAGCCATCAAAGCATTTCATCCGTGAGCCGGGTTGCGGAGGCCATCGGCGGGCTGTCGCGCCCCCGCCGCGCTGTTAGTAAGGACGCAGGCATGCATGGATTGCAATTACAACCGGAAATGTCATTCTAGGCGGAAGCTGGATGCGACTTTTGGTTCCCGTCCTTTATATCCTGCGAGCGTCGAAGGGGGAATATGATCGTGGACAACGGTCATTGAAAGGGGAAGGTTGTTGGCGAAAATGAGGGGGGTGCGTTCAAGTTACTGTCATGATCATCACGAGATCCAGCAGGAGGCCGTGAGAAGTCACTGCTAAATATTGTCATCTCTTGCTTCTAGTTCGACGCTGCGCTGGGGAATTCTAGCATCATGCGAGTCTGGGACTATGTAGAGTCATGTTGTACCGCCGCATTTCCAAAACGAGCAAACCTTCCCAAACGCCGGGCGCCAGATATCAAAACGATCTGAAGTCCTCATGGTGGTGGGCGCGAACTGGTGCAGCTGTAAGCATAAATCCCCACGAGCCAAAGACAGGGCAAAACAAAAAGTCGAGACCGTCCATGGGCGGCAAGGGGCAAACCGTCTGCAATGGACGCCTGTGATAAACGGCGGAGTCCCGACCATGACGGCGGATGTTGTCGAAGCCTCGTACAAACATCGCCTAGTCAGCAGGCATCCATTAACTCGAACGGCAAAATAGGTGATGGCCGCTCATATCTTTTGCGTTTCTCGGCCGTACGCCTTCGCTATGCTGCGACCGATGGACTCGCCGCTCCAATATGCGCCAGTGGCCGTGCCGAGCGCCACGAATGGAGCCGTGTGCTCTCCTGCCAGCCAAAAACCTTGATCGGGGATACCCTCACGCATGACTTTGatatcctcgtcgccttctaATAGACCGGCTTGAAAGTTGCTGTAGGACCCGTAGCCGGCCAGTTCGTCGTGGAGCCAGTCGGTGGTGGTGCAGCCGTTGGGGCGACAGTCAGCAGAAGTCTCCGAATAGTGTGGAAGTCGGGAGTAGTAGGGCTTAAAGAAATCAAGGAGAAACCGTTCCCTCTTGACGGGGTCTTGCATCTCGCGCGCCTTGGAGGTCAGGTGCTTTGACTGTTCGCCAAAGAGGTAGAAGAGGATGGTCGGATGCGAGGTTTTAGCATCGAGGCTGGCCATTTCGACGGCCTCCAGACTCCATCTGTCAGGGTTCGAGTCCGAGGCGTAGTTGGGAGACAGCCACTGGGCAAACCCCTGGACCTTGCggtcgtcggctccggctccgtcACCCGACAGCCAAAATGGTTTGAGAAAGCTGATGTAGACCTGCAGTAGTCAGCGAGGTGCGACTTTGATGGCGCCCGCAGGCCGTACCTTTTCAAGGCAGCCGTagccgatggcgtcgatggctTTGGCGAGACGTGCCGGCAGAGGGGGTTGAAAGGCGGAGAGGTTTCGCTTCAACCAGCCTAGCGGACAGGTCACGACGATCTCATCAAACGACAATACCTGACCGCTCTCGAGTGCAACACCGACTTTGCGCTTGCCCTCCTGTCCGTATTGTATCCTTTTCGCCTTGGAATTGTACCTGATTTCCGCCTTGGAAAGCGCTGGCCTGGCGACAGCATCGAGTATACTCTTGTAGGTTCCCGGGCAGAAGAGATTCTCTGCTGACTGTCAGTCCCGAGCGATAGCCGGCTTCGGGACTCAGGTACCTCCTTCGATGCATTCTTCCAGCCAAAAGTACTTGAGGCTCTGCCGCGACACCGGGCTCCCAACAAAAGCACCCCACAGCTCCGACATCTGGAGAATAATCTTCCGCCTCCGGAGAAAGTCGGGCTCTGTGTCGGGGATGACGTCGACCACTCGCTTCTGGAAAAAGTCCGACAGCGTCTCGTCGGGGCGAATATCGGCGCTGAGTGTGTTGGAGTGCTTGAATGCGTCCAGGATAATTCCCCACATGACACCGGCGAGcttctctccctcgtcgGGCTGGAAGAGGTTGCCAGACTCGTCGAAGATGCATGCCCTCGCATCCCAGCTTCCCACGGGCGTATTTGTTTCCCTGGCGAGGTCAAGGATCGGATTGTCCGTGGTCCCATGGATCCAGTTTGGCCCACCGTCTACCAGATGGCCGTTCTTCAGCCTCTGCTGGCACACACGGCCGCCGATGCGATCTCGGCCTTCGATAATGGTGACGATGAAGCCGTGCTCGAGGAGAATGTCGGCGCAGCGTAGTCCTgcgaagccggcgccgatgatgCCTACGTGCGGTGTCGAGGTAGAGTCGCGGTTCCTGCGCTACAAGAACACTCTGTGAGCGGAGCCTGAACTTTGCCATGACGATATTACCGACGCAACGGATCCGATGGCTGCCTTTGACGTACAGAGGATGATGACATGAttgggcgccggcgacaaggGGGACTGTACCTGATCAAGGGCGTCCGCGTTGGCCATGTCGTGCGACGGATGGCTGCAGGTAGGGGCAGGGCAAGCGAGGAGGTGAGCGGAAATCAAGTCCTGATAGATCTTGGACGAGCTGCGATGGGAAGGGCTGGTGAAGCACATGGGGAAGGC of the Drechmeria coniospora strain ARSEF 6962 chromosome 01, whole genome shotgun sequence genome contains:
- a CDS encoding hypothetical protein (related to anon-37cs protein), with amino-acid sequence MDAFPMCFTSPSHRSSSKIYQDLISAHLLACPAPTCSHPSHDMANADALDQVQSPLSPAPNHVIILCIIGAGFAGLRCADILLEHGFIVTIIEGRDRIGGRVCQQRLKNGHLVDGGPNWIHGTTDNPILDLARETNTPVGSWDARACIFDESGNLFQPDEGEKLAGVMWGIILDAFKHSNTLSADIRPDETLSDFFQKRVVDVIPDTEPDFLRRRKIILQMSELWGAFVGSPVSRQSLKYFWLEECIEGENLFCPGTYKSILDAVARPALSKAEIRYNSKAKRIQYGQEGKRKVGVALESGQVLSFDEIVVTCPLGWLKRNLSAFQPPLPARLAKAIDAIGYGCLEKVYISFLKPFWLSGDGAGADDRKVQGFAQWLSPNYASDSNPDRWSLEAVEMASLDAKTSHPTILFYLFGEQSKHLTSKAREMQDPVKRERFLLDFFKPYYSRLPHYSETSADCRPNGCTTTDWLHDELAGYGSYSNFQAGLLEGDEDIKVMREGIPDQGFWLAGEHTAPFVALGTATGAYWSGESIGRSIAKAYGRETQKI